A DNA window from Cobetia marina contains the following coding sequences:
- a CDS encoding TRAP transporter small permease subunit, translating into MSATASTPGWLTGLDRMTEGLGRCVSWLVVIMMLVEFAIVMLRYAFNINSIPMQESVMYMHATVFLLAASYTLKHDNHVRVDIFYQRMSHRGKSWIDLGGTLFLLFPVMIFILLSSLGYVGDSWSIKEASPESGGLPGVYLLKSLIPAVAILMMLQGVAEAGRHLLFLCGRLPSPHASDDTPDHDEELV; encoded by the coding sequence ATGTCTGCCACTGCCTCTACCCCCGGCTGGCTCACAGGGCTCGACCGCATGACCGAAGGGCTGGGACGCTGCGTGTCCTGGCTGGTCGTCATCATGATGCTGGTCGAATTCGCCATCGTGATGCTGCGCTACGCCTTCAACATCAACAGCATTCCGATGCAGGAATCCGTGATGTACATGCACGCGACCGTCTTCCTGCTCGCCGCCAGCTACACGCTCAAGCATGACAACCATGTCCGCGTGGATATCTTCTACCAGCGCATGTCCCATCGCGGGAAGTCGTGGATCGACCTCGGCGGCACCCTGTTCCTGCTGTTCCCGGTGATGATCTTCATCCTGCTCTCGAGCCTGGGTTATGTCGGCGACTCATGGAGCATCAAGGAAGCCTCCCCCGAATCCGGTGGCCTGCCTGGCGTCTATCTGCTCAAGAGCCTGATCCCCGCGGTCGCCATCCTGATGATGCTGCAAGGTGTCGCTGAAGCTGGTCGCCACCTCCTGTTCCTGTGCGGGCGGCTGCCGTCGCCGCATGCGAGCGATGACACCCCTGATCACGATGAGGAGCTGGTGTAA
- a CDS encoding TRAP transporter large permease, with translation MLEIMPLLLFVCICVVLMLGYPVALSLAGTALAFAGLGMGLDALGITQGVFDASFLSAMPNRLYGTMTNQTLLAVPLFVLMGVLLEKSKVAETLLDAMALMFGSLRGGLGISVTIVGMLLAASTGIVGATVVTMGLLSLPTMLKRGYDPSLATGAICATGTLGQIIPPSIALVLLGDVLSSAYQQAQLSMGIWSPKTVSVGDLFIGALVPGLILVVAYIVYIAIIAWLKPEKAPAVDRDALMKELGHTGGIGWLLLKGLVPPIVLIVCVLGSILGGLATPTEASAVGAFGALMLAVANRKLSFKTLTEVVRSTTNVTTMVFLILIGAALFSLVFRGFGGEEVVTEIFENMPGGVIGATLVVMLVIFLLGFILDFIEITFVVVPIVGPVLLAMGLDPIWLGIMIAINLQTSFLTPPFGFALFYLRGVAPKEVSTKQIYKGVIPFILIQLCMLGALAAFPGLATWLPAQF, from the coding sequence ATGCTCGAGATCATGCCGCTGCTGCTGTTCGTGTGTATCTGTGTCGTTCTCATGCTGGGCTATCCGGTGGCGCTGTCGCTTGCCGGTACCGCGCTGGCCTTCGCCGGGCTGGGCATGGGGCTGGACGCGCTGGGCATTACCCAGGGCGTATTCGATGCCAGCTTCCTGTCGGCGATGCCCAATCGCCTCTACGGCACCATGACCAATCAGACGTTGCTGGCCGTGCCATTGTTCGTGTTGATGGGCGTGCTGCTGGAAAAATCGAAGGTCGCCGAGACGCTGCTCGACGCCATGGCGCTGATGTTCGGCTCACTGCGTGGCGGCCTGGGCATCTCCGTGACCATCGTCGGCATGTTGCTGGCGGCCTCCACCGGTATCGTCGGCGCGACCGTCGTGACCATGGGCCTGCTGTCACTGCCCACCATGCTCAAGCGTGGCTATGACCCGTCGCTCGCCACTGGCGCCATCTGTGCCACCGGCACCCTGGGACAGATCATTCCGCCGTCCATCGCACTCGTTCTGCTGGGCGACGTACTGTCTTCCGCCTATCAGCAGGCGCAATTGTCGATGGGCATCTGGAGCCCGAAGACCGTCTCGGTGGGCGACCTGTTCATCGGCGCCCTGGTGCCGGGCCTGATCCTGGTGGTCGCCTATATCGTCTACATCGCCATCATCGCCTGGCTCAAGCCCGAGAAGGCGCCGGCCGTGGACCGTGACGCGCTGATGAAGGAGCTGGGCCACACCGGTGGCATCGGCTGGCTGCTCCTCAAGGGACTGGTGCCGCCGATCGTGCTGATCGTCTGCGTGCTGGGCTCGATTCTCGGCGGACTGGCCACGCCGACAGAAGCCTCTGCCGTAGGTGCCTTCGGCGCGCTGATGCTGGCCGTCGCCAACCGCAAGCTGAGCTTCAAGACGCTGACGGAAGTCGTGCGCTCCACCACCAACGTCACCACGATGGTCTTCCTGATCCTGATCGGTGCGGCGCTGTTCTCGCTGGTGTTCCGTGGTTTCGGCGGCGAAGAGGTCGTCACCGAGATCTTCGAGAACATGCCCGGTGGCGTCATCGGTGCCACCCTGGTGGTGATGCTGGTGATCTTCCTGCTCGGCTTCATCCTCGACTTCATCGAGATCACCTTCGTGGTGGTGCCGATCGTCGGCCCGGTGCTGCTGGCCATGGGCCTCGACCCGATCTGGCTGGGCATCATGATCGCCATCAACCTGCAGACTTCCTTCCTGACGCCGCCCTTCGGTTTCGCGCTGTTCTATCTGCGCGGCGTCGCGCCCAAGGAAGTCAGCACCAAGCAGATCTACAAGGGCGTCATTCCGTTCATCCTGATCCAGCTGTGCATGCTGGGGGCGCTGGCCGCCTTCCCGGGCCTGGCCACCTGGCTGCCGGCCCAGTTCTAG